A DNA window from Pleuronectes platessa chromosome 19, fPlePla1.1, whole genome shotgun sequence contains the following coding sequences:
- the LOC128424652 gene encoding cyclin-dependent kinase 2-associated protein 1, whose translation MSLGMSYKPNVHQHIPGTSGNQVGNLQSPSAANLATLQSYRPLLSDYGPPSLGFSQGSTGSQVPQNKYAELLAIIEELGKEIRPTYAGSKSAMERLKRGIIHARGLVRECLAETDRNARS comes from the exons ATGTCTCTGGGAATGTCTTATAAACCGAACGTCCATCAGCACATTCCGGGAACTTCTGGGAACCAGG TTGGAAATCTCCAGTCTCCCTCAGCAGCTAACCTGGCCACGTTGCAGTCTTACAGGCCTCTCTTGAGTGACTACGGACCTCCATCTCTGGGATTCTCACAG GGTTCCACTGGCAGCCAAGTGCCTCAGAACAAATATGCAGAGCTGCTGGCCATCATCGAAGAGCTTGGGAAGGAGATCAGGCCCACATATGCTGGAAGTAAGAGTGCAATGGAGAGACTGAAAAGAG GAATAATCCATGCCAGAGGGCTGGTGCGGGAGTGCTTGGCGGAGACGGATAGAAACGCCAGGTCCTAG